The nucleotide window GGCCTCTCCATCTTCATTAAACCTATAAGTGAACCATCAAAGTGATTTCTTTGGCTCCATGCTTGGAAGAGTGTTCCACTCGATCTTGATATACTATGAATTATCAAGCATTACAATTTATAACTTAATTATACCTTAAAGTGATATATATTGCAAATAAATTTTCTTGTGACCTTTTTTGTAATACGACTTTAATTTCTTAAAACCAAGTAATTTCTTTATGGTTCAGAAAGAAATATAACAAGTGCAGTGGCggactgggggggggggggggggggggggggtggtccCATCCTACCAATGTTTTTGAGTTTTATATATACGTTGTTCCTCTATCTGGTGGCCCGTCACCCCAATTAGTCTGGGCGACACATAGGTTTGTCGGAGTAGGAAAATCTCACATTAAAAAAAtagcaattaaaaataaaacttataagtgggtgacccacacccaattgtaccgaaaCATTTTGTGATTAAATAGGtcttttgtgaatttgtgattgaaaaaattacaattaaCGGAGAGGGTATAAATTGATAGATTATGTCAAGTCTAGGATGTAAATTTCCATTACAAGTTTAAAATATAAACCGACAATTATTGCCAAGTTTAGAGGGTATTTTAGCAATTATGCGTATTTAATCTTTACTTTCTCTATTCATAGCTTAATGCCAATGCTTGAACCCCTTAATCTTTCCTTAATCTCAGTTGGTTTATATTTGATCCAATGACTCAAACACTAAAGACCTTCAATAGAgtgataaaaaaatattaattattgtTACTCAGTTGTTTATGTTTAGgatgacaaaaaaaagaaaaaagggctTATGCATTTCGACCCCTCCCAAACATTTGATCCTAGTTCTGTCCTTGATAACGTGGCATTGCCAAGTGTTGGTCCGAGAAAATGACATTTCAATATCTTAGAGAAGCTCAAGGCAGAGGAAAAGAATTATAATAAAAGAACCGATCAACAGCCATATAGACCAATAAATTTtctaacaaattacatataagttattgacaaaagatgacttaatgaatacatcgtttaaacatataaggactaaatcttacaaataaggacgatttactctccacttgccacttgtcatgagttaatttacctttttacccttaactacttttgacttctaatccctttataaagattaaatcttacaaataaggacaatttgctttccacttgccacatgtcataaATAAATACATCgtttaaacatataaggactaaatcttacaaataaggacaaaagatgacttaatAAATACATCgtttaaacatataaggactaaatcttacaaataaggatattctgctctccacttgccatatgtcatgagttaatttacctttttacccttaactatttcttttgacttctaatccctttataaggattaaatcttacaaataaggacaatctgctctccacttgccatatgtcatgagttaatttagtttttaactCTTAACTACCAATGTTTTTGAGTTTTATATATACGTTGTTCCTCTATCTGGTGGCCCGTCACCTCGATTAGTCTGGGCTACACATAGGTTTGTCGGAGTAGAAAAATCTCACATTAAAAAAAtagcaattaaaaataaaacttataagtgggtaacccacacccaattgtaccgagacaTTTTGTGATTAAATAGGTCTTTTGTGATtgaaaaaattacaattaaCGGAGAGGGTATAAATTGATAGATTATGTCAAGTCTAGGATGTAAATTTCCATTacaattttaaaatataaacCGACAATTATTGCCAAGTTTAGAGGGTATTTTAGCAATTATGCGTATTTAATCTTTACTTTCTCTATTCATAGCAagtttgtataaatttttttaaaagtgAAAGTTCTGCGTTTACATATTTGGTCATGtactactatgtaattttctataaaatttTAACCCACACCATACTACACACGGTGATCCAGAACTATAATAAATGAACCAATCAACAACCATTTGGGTAATTAATTTCTGCAGCACTCCGTTTgttttatcaaaatgcaaagtgAAGGTGGGTTACTGGGTTCGAGTACGGTTCAAAAACCGTCGCGGAATTAGGGATGGCAATAATCCCCATAGGGTAGGGTACCCatcgggtattcgaccctaatggggagaaatttgggggaaatcgggtaacggggttggggatccccagtattcgaattctgaaatcgggtacggggtggggatggtattttgatccccatccccatacccacccaataagaattatctaaaatatatatatatatatatatatatttttttttttgatattatttataaatatatatatctatgtaaacttcattcttttgtcaatatttaaattctgtcaatatatttttgatattattcaatTCACCTTGTTCGAATGAATGAGTAAGTTGTTAGGTTACACTAAGCAGTTGATTGTGGAATTTTTTTGTCGAATgcaaacttttatttttttattttgatgcgagacttatatttgtttttgtttgattgaaataaaaaatttattttatattgatgtttgattttaacttcatagtTTACAATCgataattatttgaatgaatttttatataataaattagtaatattgttaacggggattggggcgggtacggGGACTTGATCCCCAATGGgaacggggacggggaatccccagtttcttattacggggattggggcgggtaaggggatgaggaatgaagtcgggtatggggatgataatttaatccccttaccctaccctccccattgccatccctacgcGGAATAATGAGGCCTGCATTGCATTTGCAACATGCCAAAATGCCAAACAGAGTATCAAACCCAAATGACGCAAGCTTTTTCTTTAGtcaaagaacaaaaagataTTCAACCCAGGAGTTTTCTTCTCCGCCAAGCAAGACAGTAAGAGAAGCAGAGGACTAGAATGTGTTTGACTAAATCACGGGTCCGACTCCTTGTAGGTGGTAATGGGCAGACTTTGCATCGCTTATATATAAAGCAACGTTCTTGCTGAAATAACACAATCAAATTCATCGACCCATTTCGCCAAGAAGTGGTAATCTTGATTCCTCAGGACTCTCTTTTTCGATCTTTGGTGGTGTTTGCGTTATAAGCATATCAAATGTTTGTGGAATTGCCTACCTTAGCATGCATGAAACTTCCACAGTCCCCACttggtttcttttctctttgtattTTTTTGATTTGATTCCATCAAATCGTCTACCTGGGTTGTAAAGATTATTCCCAGCATTTTGATTGATTGGAACCATTACTTTCTTGTTATTCCTCTGTTTCTTGAATTTATATGCATTCATATATTCTATTCTGCACTATTTGCTTCGACTGCGGTTTTCTGCTTTCTTATTCTGAGTTCTGACACGTGCACAAAACTCACACACAGAAAACAGGAGTACATgagttttgtatttttcttaATGATGAATGTACTCGGTATTGTATTCTATTAGAAAGAGCAGTAGGCATATGTTCTTTGTTAGTTGGTTTGGCAATTTGTTACCCAGAAAGCAAAAGTAGTCTGGTTTGCtaattcaaattaaaaaaatgtgtttgttttgcagctCTGATTTTATAAAGCAAGTTCTCTGTGTTGCTTGTTGTCAAACAACAGCAGCAAGTTTATTCTTTGAAGTGCTTGCTGTCAAGTATAAGCAACTCAACTTCTGCTGTGAAAGATATGGGTGATCAGGAGAATCCTTTGGATGGAGATCATGTGATCAGAGAGGAAGCTGCCGCTTCGAAAAGTCAATCAACAGTGCCGGAATCCCAGAACGGACTGGAAAATAGTAGTAACAAGGAAGATGCAAGCAAGAGCAAGGAGGGTGGCACCAAGACAGTGCCCTTTTTCAAGCTCTTCTCATTTGCTGATTCCATGGATTACTTGTTAATGTCGGTAGGTACGATTAGCGCAATTGGAAATGGAATGTGTTTGCCTCTAATGACCGTAATCATGGGAGATGTGATTAATTCTTTTGGAGAATCTGGGAATTCCAATAAAGTGGTTGATACAGTGTCTAAGGTAAGAATTTGTGACTAAAACTGCTACATGTAAACGTTTACCAACGGGATTAATCAAAGCTAATTTGGTCAGTTCCATATCTTCAGGTGGCTTTAAAGTTCGTCTACTTGGCTTTGGGAGCTGCAGCTGCTTCATTTCTACGTGAGTACATAAAACTTGATACCTCAGTTATAAATAGTCTAGAACTTGGTCATTAGAAACTGATGTACTCGGACTTGCTATGTTCCAGAGATGTCTTGTTGGATGATCACCGGAGAGAGACAGGCTGCGAGAATAAGATTTTTATACTTGAAAACAATATTGAGGCAAGACGTAGGCTTTTTTGATAAAGAAACTAGCACTGGAGAAGTTATTGGGAGGATGTCAGGTGATACTGTGCTCATTCAGGAGGCCATGGGAGAGAAGGTATGTATTTACATGACACGAAAAAGCCTCCAGTTGTTGCCACCTTTTCTGAAACCCTTCATCATTTCTTTCACTCTCTTATTGCAGGTAGGAACTTGTATCCAGTTATTTGCAACATTCTTTGGAGGCTTTATCATAGCCTTTGTTAAGGGATGGCTTCTTACCCTGGTCATGCTTTCTTCTATCCCCGCTCTTGTCATCTCTGGTGCTGTCATGAGCATCATCGTATCAAAGTTGGCATCTCGAGGACAAGCTGCTTATTCAGCAGCAGCATCTGTGGTTGAGCAGACAATTGGTTCAATAAGAACTGTAAGCAGCCTTTCTAAAGTACAAGAAGTATTATTCTTTCTGTACTGAACTAATGCAGATGGGCATTCCTTGTGCAGGTTGCATCATTTACAGGGGAGAAACAAGCTATAACTAAGTACAACAGCTCTATAAATAAAGCTTACAAGTCTGGTGTGCAAGAGGGTTTGGCATCTGGGTTGGGTATCGGTTCAGTTATGCTTATTATATTCTGTAGTTATGCTTTGGCTATATGGTATGGCGGAAAAATGATACTTGAAAAGGGATATAAAGGAGGAGATGTCATAAATGTAGTTTTTGCTGTGTTGACTGGCTCCTTGTAAGTTGCACTTTCTAAAAATTTACGACATGCACGATGGTGCTCTTGTATTCAAAATATACTGAACATTAATGATCAGGATAATTAAACATTTTCTTGATAATTTTCAGCTCTCTTGGGCAGACATCTCCATGCTTGGCCGCATTTGCTTCTGGGAAAGCTGCAGCTTATAAGATGTTTGAGACAATTAGCAGAAACCCAGAGATAGATGCTTCTGATACTAAAGGGAAGCAATTACAAGATATTAGAGGAGACATAGAACTGAGGGATGTTCATTTTAGTTATCCTGCAAGACCAGATGAACATATATTCCGTGGATTTTCTCTCACAATACCTAGTGGTGCAACTGCTGCTTTGGTAGGAGAGAGCGGAAGTGGTAAATCGACTGTAATCAGTTTGATTGAGAGATTTTATGACCCACAGGCCGGTGAAGTTCTTATTGACGGTGTCAATCTCAAAGAGTTCCAGCTGAAATGGATCAGGCAGAAAATAGGTCTTGTCAGCCAGGAACCTGTATTGTTTACTTGCAGCATTAGAGATAATATTGGCTATGGGAAGGATGGTGCAACTACTGAAGAGATAAGGGCTGCTGCTGAGCTTGCCAATGCTGCTAAATTCATAGACAAACTTCCTCAGGTTAAAACCCAACTTTAATTTATACTCTCCTCTATTCTATTataattcttttttgttttctctgtTGGATTCCACCAGGATTTATGCTTACTCAGACAACCTTATATATTGTTACTTTAAATATGGAAGCTCAACGCTTTCAATTGCTTTGTTCTGATTTGTGGTTTTTCTGAATTGTTCATTTAGGGACTAGATACAATGGTGGGTGAGCATGGAACTCAACTATCTGGGGGCCAAAAGCAGAGAGTTGCTATAGCTCGAGCAATTCTAAAAAACCCAAGAATTCTGCTTCTAGATGAAGCCACAAGTGCTCTTGACGCAGAATCTGAGAGAGTTGTGCAGGAGGCACTGGATAGAATTATGGTTAACCGGACTACTGTCATAGTAGCCCATCGCTTGAGCACAGTAAGGAATGCTGATACCATTGCTGTAATACATCGAGGAACAATTGTTGAACAAGGTAATGGATATATATGCTAATAGTGTTTTTGTCAGCCATTTTCATGCTTAATGCCTTAATAGTACTGTCAATACTTAAAAATGCTGTCAAAGTTGATCAATGACTACTTCAGATACTGATCCTTTTGAATGAACAGGACCACATTCCGAGCTAGTTAAGGATCCTGAGGGAGCATATAGCCAGCTTATAAGATTACAAGAAACCAGAACTGTGTCAGAACAGACTGGTGTAAATGATCAGGATAGGCCAGATATTTCTTCCGATTCTCGGAGACAGTCAAGTCAAAGATTTTCTTTATTAAGATCCATAAGCCGTGGATCATCTGGAAGAGCAAATAGTATTCGTCATTCATTCTCAATCTCATCTGATACTCATGCTCCAGCATCATCAAAAGGGCATCCAGAAGTCTCACTTAGCCGCCTAGCTGCCCTGAACAAGCCAGAGATCCCAGTGCTGCTTCTTGGTACTTTAGCTGCAGCAGCCAATGGGGCGATCTTACCTGTTTTTGGGATACTAATATCCAGTGTAATCAAGTCCTTCTTTGAGCCACCTGATCAACTGAGTAAGGATTCAAAGTTTTGGGCATTAATCTTTGTTGTTCTTGGAGTTGCATCGTTCTTGGCACAATCATCAAGAGCATATCTTTTTGGTGTGGCTGGATGTAAGTTGATAAGAAGAGTTCGATCAAAGTGCTTTGAGAAGGTGGTTTACATGGACATAGGTTGGTTTGATGAGTCTGATCATTCAAGTGGTGCAATTGGGGCAAGGCTTTCTACAGATGCGGCTTCTCTAAGAGGGttggttggagatgctctaggTTTGTTGGTTCAGAATATAGCAACTGCAGTTGCCGGCCTAGTTATTGCTTTCgtagcaaattggcaattggCTCTTATAATCCTTGTCCTGCTGCCTATGTTAGGAGTAAGTGGATATTTTCAAGTCAAGTTAATGAAAGGGTTCAGTGCAGATGCAAAGGTAATGCTCTCCAATAAGTGGAAAATTGTTGAAGAAGTTGATCCTCTAGCTATCTAACCAtagatatttttattaatatgttTAAGAGTAGTCCTTTTTATCAATACTAAAGTACTATATGGTTGCAGAAAATGTACGAGGACGCAAGCCAAGTAGCCAATGATGCTGTTGGGAGTATTAGAACAATTGCTTCCTTTTGTGCTGAAGAGAAGGTGATGGAACTGTACCAGGAAAAATGCGAAGGTCCTATTAAAAGTGGGATAAGACAAGGCTTAGTTAGCGGAACTGGTTTTGGGCTATCGTTCTTTTTGCTATTTTCTGTGTATGCCTGCAGTTTCTATGCTGGAGCCCGACTTGTTGCAGCAGGCAAGACAGAATTTTCTGACGTGTTTCGGGTAAGCACTTTTGCTTTGTGATACGAATCTCTACTTAACGAGATCTGCATAAGCAGGAGATCAGAATCGGCTAAGACATTCAGTTGATTGAATTTTATTAGCATATTCAGTTCACTATTAACATTTCTCTGTCCTGGTCTACAGGTTTTCTTTGCTCTCACTATGACAGCAGTTGGAATATCTCAGTCGAACTCCCTATCCCCTGATGTAAGTAAAGGAAAGAGTTCTGCTTCTTCCATATTTGCAATTCTTGACGGCAAGTCAAAAATAGACTCTAGTGACGACTCTGGAACTACAATAGAAAATGTGAAGGGAGATATTGAACTACGCCATGTCAGTTTCAAGTATCCAACTAGACCCAGCGTGCCAATCTTTCAGGATCTTTGCTTGACCATTCATCATGGCAAGGTAACTTGGTGTACTATTTCATTATTCATTTCCATGCAATACATAAGAGTTGGACCTCTGTAACTTGGATTTGTGGAACTTACCATTTGAGTTATATATTTCAGACTGTTGCTCTGGTTGGAGAAAGTGGTAGTGGGAAGTCGACAGTGATCTCATTGTTGCAGAGATTTTATGACCCTGATTCAGGTCACATTACATTAGATGGAATCGAAATCCAAAATCTACAACTGAAGTGGTTGAGACAGCAAATGGGGCTGGTGAGCCAAGAGCCTCTGCTGTTTAATGACACTATCCGAGCCAACATTGCATATGGAAAGGATGGGAATGCAACCGAAGGTGAAATTATAGCTGCAGCAGAATTGGCAAATGCCCACAAGTTCATTAGTAGCTTGCAACAGGTAAGTACTGAATCAACACGTTTCAATCTCAATTTCTTTTGACTGCAGAACGCTATAATGATCTACTAATGTGCTGCATAAATGAGAAGGACTAGTTGATAGAAATTCACAGTTTATAAGATTATATCATCATGCTTATGTGTCGATGTACCAAAGTTTGTCACATGAGCTATAACTAATATATTAGAGATTGGAATACATATTCAGAATGTTGATGttaatttttggaaattgatGCAGGGTTACGATACAGTAGTAGGAGAACGGGGGGTCCAATTGTCAGGTGGACAGAAGCAAAGGGTGGCAATTGCACGAGCTATTATGAAGGCGCCAAAGATATTACTGCTAGATGAGGCTACCAGTGCTCTTGATGCTGAATCCGAACGAGTCGTTCAAGATGCATTGGACAGAGTTATGGTGGATCGAACAACAGTGGTAGTTGCCCATCGGTTGTCGACAATCAGGAGTGCAGATTTGATAGCAGTGGTAAAGAATGGAGTCATTGcagagaaaggaaagcatgagaCTTTGATCAATATCAAGGATGGCACTTACGCTTCTCTGGTAGCTTTACATGCAAGTGCCTCATCTTAGAGCGCTTCTATGTTCTTACTGAGATAATGCAGCAAATTAGTATTGAATGCAAAGCAATATGTTATGTGACTCTGCAGAGAAGTAAATTAGCAAGAGGCACATATAGatcattcttttgtttctttatttctttatgaAAGCTGCAGTTTTGCAGCAATATGGCAAGGACGAATAAAACAGTGATTGGGTCGAGTAGTGGTTTGGTATATCGAAATCCTAGAGGTGATAGAAATTTTCTGCATAAAGGTCTCATTCAATTTCTTGTGTTAACAAttttgaagaattgaaggtTTTGCAACAACCCCTTTTGCCCATCTATGTACAAAGCAACAGAAATGGAACCATATTATTTGGTCCAGGTCTCTAACAATCATAAAAGACAACTCATATTGTTACCTAGCAGGCATATGATTGGCTGCGGCGACCCAATTAGTATTTGTTACCGGGGTTGGATGCTTTAAGGTATTCGGGGGTGTTGAGGTTTGTATGGGATATGCCACCGGAGACCCGGAGTAATTGGGTCATCTTGGGTTGGATAATAAAGTGAAAATacaattataaagtaaaattaTTGTACACGATGATTAACGAATTTTGATGTCACATTATTAAAGTGTAAAGTGGAGGTTCATGATTCGCAAGTGGAGTGAACTAACGTCTAAAAACCAAACTTTAGATTTTAGGGTACAACATGCTTTAATATTGACATTCTTTTGTGTGAGCTAGGAGAAACTTTAATCACGAGCCGCCCTCATCAATATATATGCTTGCTTAACTATAGAGCAATGTTTGCATGGAAGTTCAACAAATTCATCATCCTATTTCCGGAAAACTAGTAAACATGTTATGAAATATCAGTTATAATGACTTGATAcatatttacgcaagcgtacgtatcgttgtcaagatagggaaagattgtgcccaaagttatcgtaccacggggattagtggctaacccacaatatTTAGGTAGTCGGacctaaagtcactaagcaaacaaaagaaaaagaaaaagaaaaaaaataaaaatgctaatctaagacaccaagccctagcaatgctcggctttggttttcactaAAGCCTAattaaaactaagagcctagtgatgccTATCTACAATGagatagaaattgtcatttgaaattgtaattgtaattttttaaaAGATTAAGCCAAAAACTAAatgaacaacaacaattaaaaatgaagaaaaataaaatagagagatTTTGGGTACTAGGGATCGCTCTCTAGCAATTTCAATGCAACGAACATATTTCAAGTAAACaaacatatcttcatgagaaccaaatcccgtacttaatgccgatcaaggccactaagccgaatttccttgaggTATTCACATTTTCAGTTAGgacaaatatgaactctctaacACATGAATTAGCACCTTACCAgggctaccaaaacatgaactaaaggcgtagagctctagaaattagggatttaagcaTGCAATAGTTACAACCTATATTGTAACTATTACTTAGTTCTCTACctaatgccggttaaggccactaaGTTAATTTCTCTTATTTGGTATCTATTGTTCCGGTTAAGGCaagaatgaactctctaaccctaatcattatgccttgttagggccacaaCATCTAGGATTAAAGGCGAAGGGCACAAGAAAATAGGAATCTAGGCAATCATTAATTCTCGATTAAGCAATTACTTGACACACCACACTAATTACGTGAAGTtagtgaacaaaagaaccaccaattgtatcacatataacaaatctcaacacataacaaagaaattggttaattccctaaattcatgcatcaagaatcaattaacatagtaattagagtgcacccatatgaaaatacattatttatcacttgaaaaatatgtcaattacatcaaaattgagctagagttagaaacccccaaaagtaactactcacaacccatattcataaacatcaaaatttcaaaattcaaatagcaaagagtagagaagtgtaagagaaaacaaggatagtcacaaatagttatgaagctagcatgactagccttgaattacaacccacaaaatacccaaatcttgaatcttgtagaaatTGAGTCccttagggcaactccaaccataggcaccatttgggggtgctattctcattttagcacccccttgttgcactattcatataggACTCAATTCTTATCTCCAACCATAGGCaccatttgggggtgctattttcactattcttgactaaaatataatatgagtataattttgatgaatattatattaaaaatatgttaatttaattaaataaggttaaaaaaataatttaacattttatcataatatttaaaaattattcttattatttaatgaatttaaaaaaatattttaattttttttttgtcggcaTATACGACAAAAGTGTCGGCACATACGAATAAAAATCTAACTATTTagatcataatatttaaaaattattcttattatttaaaaattttaattttttttttttgtcggcaTATACAACAAAAGTGTCGGCACATACGACAAAGAATCTAACTATTtagaagatattttgatgttttgtgtcGGCATATATGCCAAACAGCCGAATTTCGATGTGATTTCAGCGCCACGTGTCAATCTGTTAAGAGCTTGGCGCCACTTCATACATGCCggacttattttcttccaacgAGCGTGGCAACTAGAATGTGTTCTATCTATGCAACCGGCCAGTTTGTGAGCATTGTACTCCTCCGCCACACGACTCCACAATAAGTCCGACTTTTGATCTTTTCCGACGCAACCATCACCCCCAACGGTGATCCAAGCTTGGCAaagaataacttcttcattgtgcctccaagaatcccctcttggagccattttttccaagacaaaaaaaaaaggaaaatatatttaagaacaagaAAATGGGTTAATGAATGAgaaattgtgaaggagatggaggatatttggtgtgagaaaatagaaaagaatgggttggtatttatagaatttcctaTATTTTACTGTTCCAACggatatatttttttcccataattttctggttttttattttatttttctggaacaaaaatgaaataataacCATTCATTTAATAAGAGCCGTTGATAAGGTTTTTTCCCTCAAATCTGACCCATCAGATCTAAATAGATCCGttcagtgtaaaaaaaaaaaaaaaaaaaaaccaacatcaGACCGTCCATTTTAAAAATGGAGCGATCTCAGCCGTGCAGAAATGGACCGTTGAGTGTGCCAACGGTCGGCAGCAGACACAATCCAGTTGCGGGGCCCACTGCAGCAGACGACCTGCATGTGCTTTTCCTCTCTCCAGCGCAAGTTGGCGCGTCTTCGTCCTCCCATGTGCTCCCTTCCGCGCGTGCTTCCTACCCGAGTCTTCCAGCGAGTCAGGCCGCCTATTGGGCTGGGTTATCAGAACGTGTGGTCCCGGCCAACAGTGCTGAGTCTTGGACTTGGATTtgtctcaaatatgagactaGAAATGAGGCCAAGTCCCATAATTATAGGACCAGATCCACCAAAAACAAAAGGTTGGAGAACAAAAGTCTTATATTTGGGAAAATTTTGGTTTGGCAccccatggttggagttgcccttagtGGATCCTTAAAGCTTTGTATGATTAgtccttcaaatctcaaaacaggatataaagaaaagagaaaaaaatggaggaaggaGATGGggaaagagagcagcccaaagggctgcctctATTTTGGTGTTTTTGGTGCGGCAACTGTTGGTGCTCATAGTAGGAGAGATGGttgtatatatctatatctcccTCTTGCTAAGAAATGGACGCTTGGATTATAATGGGTGCGAGGGATCCCAGGAAGATCTATGgctaagaaaacaaaagaaaatgaaggatAGAGAGCTGGTGAGGTAAGGTGA belongs to Rosa chinensis cultivar Old Blush chromosome 4, RchiOBHm-V2, whole genome shotgun sequence and includes:
- the LOC112197544 gene encoding ABC transporter B family member 11 translates to MGDQENPLDGDHVIREEAAASKSQSTVPESQNGLENSSNKEDASKSKEGGTKTVPFFKLFSFADSMDYLLMSVGTISAIGNGMCLPLMTVIMGDVINSFGESGNSNKVVDTVSKVALKFVYLALGAAAASFLQMSCWMITGERQAARIRFLYLKTILRQDVGFFDKETSTGEVIGRMSGDTVLIQEAMGEKVGTCIQLFATFFGGFIIAFVKGWLLTLVMLSSIPALVISGAVMSIIVSKLASRGQAAYSAAASVVEQTIGSIRTVASFTGEKQAITKYNSSINKAYKSGVQEGLASGLGIGSVMLIIFCSYALAIWYGGKMILEKGYKGGDVINVVFAVLTGSFSLGQTSPCLAAFASGKAAAYKMFETISRNPEIDASDTKGKQLQDIRGDIELRDVHFSYPARPDEHIFRGFSLTIPSGATAALVGESGSGKSTVISLIERFYDPQAGEVLIDGVNLKEFQLKWIRQKIGLVSQEPVLFTCSIRDNIGYGKDGATTEEIRAAAELANAAKFIDKLPQGLDTMVGEHGTQLSGGQKQRVAIARAILKNPRILLLDEATSALDAESERVVQEALDRIMVNRTTVIVAHRLSTVRNADTIAVIHRGTIVEQGPHSELVKDPEGAYSQLIRLQETRTVSEQTGVNDQDRPDISSDSRRQSSQRFSLLRSISRGSSGRANSIRHSFSISSDTHAPASSKGHPEVSLSRLAALNKPEIPVLLLGTLAAAANGAILPVFGILISSVIKSFFEPPDQLSKDSKFWALIFVVLGVASFLAQSSRAYLFGVAGCKLIRRVRSKCFEKVVYMDIGWFDESDHSSGAIGARLSTDAASLRGLVGDALGLLVQNIATAVAGLVIAFVANWQLALIILVLLPMLGVSGYFQVKLMKGFSADAKKMYEDASQVANDAVGSIRTIASFCAEEKVMELYQEKCEGPIKSGIRQGLVSGTGFGLSFFLLFSVYACSFYAGARLVAAGKTEFSDVFRVFFALTMTAVGISQSNSLSPDVSKGKSSASSIFAILDGKSKIDSSDDSGTTIENVKGDIELRHVSFKYPTRPSVPIFQDLCLTIHHGKTVALVGESGSGKSTVISLLQRFYDPDSGHITLDGIEIQNLQLKWLRQQMGLVSQEPLLFNDTIRANIAYGKDGNATEGEIIAAAELANAHKFISSLQQGYDTVVGERGVQLSGGQKQRVAIARAIMKAPKILLLDEATSALDAESERVVQDALDRVMVDRTTVVVAHRLSTIRSADLIAVVKNGVIAEKGKHETLINIKDGTYASLVALHASASS